A genome region from Paenibacillus pabuli includes the following:
- a CDS encoding GerMN domain-containing protein has translation MNKKLWIAALLVTVMAVAAGCGSKPTAAPAPSQTQGAGTEVSVPEDQNNENETNDTEITDPVTVETEGTTSEPDSTPSSSGTEGTTSSGGTSTDSNSPSQGTEQKTIKVFYTDPEELDLHEATASISYAADDDKYKEAFAALQQTADDKLVPLWAKEIELKSVKFDAGALTLDIHMPDTARLGAGGEAYAIDALKKTFFQFDEVKSLDLLVDGQQSESLMGHVDLEHPMTRSE, from the coding sequence ATGAACAAAAAATTATGGATTGCAGCACTGTTGGTGACGGTTATGGCAGTTGCTGCCGGATGTGGAAGCAAGCCAACAGCAGCTCCTGCTCCAAGTCAGACTCAGGGGGCAGGAACAGAAGTTAGCGTCCCTGAGGATCAAAATAATGAGAACGAGACAAATGATACCGAAATTACGGATCCTGTAACTGTGGAAACAGAAGGGACGACATCTGAACCGGATTCGACACCTTCCAGCTCGGGTACGGAAGGAACAACTTCTTCGGGAGGAACTTCTACGGATTCCAACAGCCCTTCACAGGGTACAGAGCAAAAAACAATCAAGGTGTTTTATACCGATCCGGAAGAGCTGGATCTGCATGAAGCCACTGCAAGTATCTCCTATGCAGCAGATGACGACAAGTACAAGGAAGCATTTGCAGCTTTACAACAAACGGCAGATGACAAACTTGTTCCACTATGGGCCAAAGAGATTGAGTTGAAGTCCGTAAAATTTGATGCTGGTGCACTCACATTGGATATTCATATGCCTGATACCGCGCGTCTTGGTGCAGGTGGAGAAGCATATGCAATTGATGCCTTGAAGAAAACATTCTTCCAGTTTGATGAAGTCAAATCGCTTGATTTGCTGGTGGACGGGCAGCAATCTGAGAGCTTAATGGGCCATGTCGATCTTGAGCATCCAATGACAAGATCCGAATAG
- a CDS encoding N-acetylmuramoyl-L-alanine amidase family protein codes for MKKWPAAVVIFLLLCLFPIAAHAGAVPSIVLDGVTMDQQSGAPAENVGKTVMIPIRMVSENLGYQVKWDKETKSVLVEKGSRSIAMTAGKGTATVNGSPVELDSPPLVKHGTTLVPLRFVGEGMGLEVGWDNGTKTVSLYTVPPVAEPDEKDEANVTPSPSFNAELQSISFSSNRLMITTSGEIKPKLSTLGAPDRIIVDMPGTTFAESFMRGQALTSDGSGSIEVADSAVVSKVRYAMFSHSPSTVRVVFDLKQAATAKWSLGDNHVLLVDLSASSGESASQPALPTDDGKKMVIIDPGHGGRQSGAVSISGTYEKDFNLAVSLKVQALLQQHEDIQTVITRQDDTELSLQQRVEMAELNQADIFVSIHGNKFTTPDPNGIETLYSRIESKTLADMLHTHILPVTGLKDRGVKMVSLHVTRETTMPAVLLELGFMSNPSDEAIMLTEDYQDRCAEAIVDGIVEFLGL; via the coding sequence ATGAAAAAATGGCCGGCTGCAGTCGTTATCTTTCTGTTATTGTGTTTATTTCCTATCGCAGCACATGCAGGCGCCGTGCCCTCCATTGTTCTTGATGGTGTAACGATGGATCAGCAGTCCGGGGCGCCAGCGGAGAATGTCGGAAAGACGGTAATGATACCGATCCGCATGGTTTCAGAAAACCTCGGTTATCAGGTGAAGTGGGATAAGGAAACAAAGTCTGTTCTGGTTGAAAAAGGGAGCCGCAGTATTGCAATGACGGCTGGTAAAGGTACGGCAACGGTTAATGGAAGCCCTGTAGAGCTGGATTCCCCGCCTTTGGTTAAACATGGAACTACCTTGGTCCCCTTACGCTTCGTCGGGGAAGGCATGGGGCTGGAAGTAGGATGGGACAATGGAACCAAGACGGTCAGCCTATACACCGTTCCGCCAGTGGCAGAACCCGATGAAAAAGATGAGGCTAATGTAACTCCTTCTCCGAGCTTTAATGCAGAGCTCCAGAGTATCAGTTTCAGCAGTAATCGATTGATGATAACGACAAGTGGAGAAATCAAGCCGAAGCTGTCCACGCTCGGTGCACCGGATCGGATTATTGTGGATATGCCTGGAACAACGTTCGCTGAGTCCTTCATGAGAGGACAAGCCTTAACCTCTGATGGCAGCGGCAGTATTGAAGTTGCGGATTCCGCTGTGGTATCCAAAGTGCGATATGCCATGTTCAGTCATTCGCCATCCACGGTTCGTGTTGTGTTTGACTTGAAACAAGCCGCAACAGCCAAGTGGTCACTAGGAGATAACCATGTGCTGCTAGTCGATCTGTCAGCAAGCAGTGGGGAATCTGCCAGTCAACCAGCCTTACCAACAGATGACGGCAAGAAAATGGTGATTATTGATCCGGGGCACGGCGGGAGGCAATCGGGAGCAGTAAGCATTTCCGGCACGTATGAGAAGGACTTTAATCTTGCAGTGAGTTTGAAAGTACAGGCACTGCTGCAGCAGCATGAAGATATTCAAACGGTGATCACACGCCAGGATGATACGGAACTTTCATTGCAGCAAAGAGTCGAAATGGCGGAACTTAATCAAGCGGATATTTTCGTCTCCATTCACGGCAACAAATTTACGACTCCTGATCCGAATGGAATAGAAACGCTCTATAGTCGGATAGAGAGCAAAACCCTAGCCGATATGCTCCACACACATATACTGCCCGTTACGGGACTCAAGGATCGCGGTGTGAAGATGGTTAGCCTGCATGTGACTCGTGAGACGACCATGCCTGCAGTTTTGCTTGAGCTTGGTTTTATGAGTAATCCTTCTGATGAAGCGATTATGCTTACGGAAGATTATCAGGATCGGTGTGCAGAAGCAATTGTAGATGGAATTGTAGAATTTTTAGGGCTCTAA
- a CDS encoding S-layer homology domain-containing protein: MTFKYNNPSHSKKVVSAVLAGMMALSAGGAAMAAESKEAEQSQTAAVSNTTAPSGLFNDIKVGYWAEKHVYKLANQGILLGNNGLFRPGDAVTQQEAVTMAIRFMNQEGQLNDSTATALPTNMEVGNYFKPYVALALQLGLIDKTEESTADVSKTTWGQKPASREWITKLLIRSLNKEAEAKAQNSQSTGFADDASISEDGKGYVNLAVSLELAKGVEGNKFNPTGSVTRAQLATFFSRGEALTDTAYPNTFTGYVTGLKDGQISMLVDGKAMNFAVNSSTPYFTKDSETRAAEPNVQLYTKVQVVGSAGTAAYVEVIDATPQVESVEGTFARSLSGNKIGIFVGENYETYGYDEATAFIDQNGKAIKLSDITADSIIEVQRETFSADKKTVAIRVKSGIVNKSDSGVIAEVSTTGKTIKFTNAAGATEQFAYGDNLIIRYQDRILSLAELKAGSAVKYTVKDSVLQSIELSQGVEQSVRGTLVEIGGNQSTLTFKREGGSLEAKLLAENPEVVINGIQDASLSDLITDATNGDQVELTLNGEDRVTRIQVIGRQMEPMNGASVVSYNSKTKVLTVLDSNKKPFVFTLDDKTKLDYNTTKPTLAGLESLLNEGRKLDLTYVGTRALSVKFIYKYEGTLSGMDTSKKTISLLSGNQTITVPYSTVPAIEIYNKSGASLSDLKIGDKVTVTLGSNQDYVQKVSLNTVAQFEVISVETNGRVRVKSDSLTSQFYVDQAVLTGESGQSITASQLAAGNLINVTFEGTTPKAVQVVKRTFAEVTSVDATSVTLKLFNGQSETVPVSGAVKVIKSGSTLTTLNSLTVGDRVEMTKDTDNSTRFRVMTIMSKQFWSYDGVGNQILVKRESTSDTNYRFALGTGVFVHQGDNTLSVQSLKDNDNIVLYLLNNVVMEIQKQ, from the coding sequence GTGACTTTTAAATATAACAATCCATCACACTCTAAAAAAGTAGTATCAGCCGTGCTTGCAGGCATGATGGCCCTTAGCGCTGGCGGAGCTGCCATGGCAGCAGAATCAAAAGAAGCGGAGCAAAGCCAGACTGCAGCTGTAAGCAATACGACTGCACCTTCAGGTTTGTTCAATGATATCAAGGTTGGATACTGGGCTGAGAAACATGTATATAAACTGGCGAACCAAGGTATCCTTCTCGGTAACAATGGTCTGTTCCGTCCTGGAGATGCGGTAACACAACAGGAAGCCGTAACCATGGCGATCCGTTTTATGAACCAGGAAGGCCAGTTGAACGACAGCACGGCTACGGCATTACCGACAAATATGGAAGTGGGGAACTATTTCAAGCCATATGTCGCTTTGGCGCTTCAACTGGGACTGATTGATAAAACGGAAGAATCCACAGCAGACGTTTCCAAAACAACATGGGGACAAAAGCCTGCATCGCGTGAGTGGATTACTAAATTGCTGATCCGTTCATTGAACAAAGAGGCTGAAGCGAAGGCACAGAACAGTCAGTCCACTGGCTTCGCCGATGATGCAAGCATCTCCGAAGATGGCAAAGGTTACGTCAATCTGGCGGTGAGCCTGGAGCTTGCCAAAGGTGTGGAAGGCAATAAATTTAATCCAACCGGCTCGGTAACGCGTGCCCAACTAGCGACTTTCTTCAGCAGAGGAGAGGCGTTAACTGATACAGCGTATCCGAACACATTCACAGGATATGTGACTGGATTAAAAGATGGTCAGATCAGCATGCTGGTGGATGGCAAAGCAATGAACTTTGCGGTCAACAGCAGCACACCCTACTTTACAAAAGACAGTGAAACACGTGCAGCAGAACCCAATGTTCAGCTCTATACAAAAGTACAAGTGGTTGGATCTGCAGGAACTGCAGCTTATGTGGAAGTAATTGATGCGACACCGCAGGTGGAGAGCGTTGAAGGCACGTTTGCACGTTCGTTATCTGGCAATAAAATTGGTATCTTTGTTGGCGAGAACTATGAAACTTACGGATATGATGAAGCAACGGCATTTATCGACCAGAACGGGAAGGCCATTAAGTTGTCTGATATTACGGCAGACAGCATCATTGAAGTACAGCGCGAGACCTTCTCCGCTGACAAAAAGACTGTCGCAATTCGCGTGAAGTCTGGCATTGTCAACAAGAGCGACAGCGGTGTGATTGCGGAAGTGAGCACAACTGGGAAAACGATCAAGTTCACCAATGCTGCAGGAGCCACTGAGCAGTTTGCGTATGGTGATAACCTGATCATTCGTTATCAGGATCGAATTTTGTCCCTCGCAGAGCTTAAAGCAGGCAGTGCAGTGAAATACACGGTGAAGGATAGCGTTCTGCAATCCATTGAATTGTCTCAGGGTGTAGAGCAGTCTGTACGTGGCACGTTGGTAGAGATCGGTGGCAATCAATCCACATTAACGTTCAAACGTGAAGGCGGCTCTCTTGAGGCCAAACTGCTGGCTGAAAATCCGGAAGTAGTCATTAACGGCATTCAGGATGCGTCACTGTCTGACCTGATTACGGATGCAACGAATGGTGACCAGGTGGAACTGACGCTGAATGGGGAAGATCGTGTAACACGAATTCAGGTCATTGGACGTCAGATGGAACCAATGAACGGAGCTTCCGTGGTTTCCTACAACAGCAAAACAAAAGTGTTGACTGTACTGGACAGTAACAAAAAACCGTTTGTATTTACGCTGGATGACAAAACGAAGCTGGACTACAATACAACCAAGCCTACGCTGGCTGGATTGGAATCGCTTTTGAACGAAGGACGCAAACTCGATCTGACATATGTCGGAACAAGAGCGTTGTCCGTAAAATTCATATACAAATATGAAGGTACGCTCAGCGGCATGGATACCAGCAAAAAAACGATCAGCTTATTGTCTGGTAACCAAACCATCACCGTTCCTTATTCTACCGTTCCGGCGATTGAGATCTATAACAAGTCCGGAGCAAGTCTAAGTGATCTGAAGATTGGTGATAAAGTAACCGTTACACTAGGTTCCAATCAGGATTACGTACAAAAAGTGTCATTAAACACCGTGGCACAATTTGAAGTCATATCTGTAGAGACCAATGGGCGTGTTCGTGTGAAATCGGACTCACTGACAAGTCAGTTTTACGTGGATCAGGCTGTTTTGACAGGTGAAAGTGGACAAAGCATTACAGCTTCCCAACTGGCTGCTGGCAATCTGATTAACGTCACTTTCGAAGGAACCACACCTAAAGCGGTTCAGGTTGTGAAACGTACGTTTGCAGAAGTGACATCTGTTGATGCGACTTCGGTAACACTGAAGTTGTTTAACGGACAGAGCGAAACGGTACCTGTTAGCGGTGCTGTAAAAGTAATCAAGTCGGGCTCCACGCTAACCACACTAAACAGTCTTACGGTGGGTGATCGTGTCGAAATGACCAAGGATACGGACAATTCCACTAGGTTCAGAGTGATGACCATTATGAGTAAACAGTTCTGGTCCTATGATGGAGTTGGTAACCAAATCTTGGTTAAACGCGAGTCTACTTCAGACACCAATTACCGTTTTGCACTTGGTACAGGCGTATTTGTTCACCAGGGCGACAACACTTTAAGCGTGCAATCTCTCAAAGATAATGATAATATTGTATTGTATCTCCTGAATAACGTAGTCATGGAGATCCAAAAACAGTAA
- a CDS encoding N-acetylmuramoyl-L-alanine amidase family protein, whose amino-acid sequence MKKFGFLVLLFVFGLVFPGYSHAAADTKIILDGKEIVQPSDAKAEIINSKVMVPIRVISESLGYGVEWKQSTSTVTISKDNTAMQMIVGQKTATVNGSNVNLDAPPLVKNGTTLVPLRFIGEQMGLKVGWNNTTKTVTLVTQNSGSGNGTTTPPNSGNNGGSTNEEGLVLVNGISFSDNRFFIATSGETKPNVFTMTGPDRIVIDLPNTAFADSFSEGQALDSNQNGQLVVSGYPDVSKIRYSLYSNSPSTVRFVIDLSNAKGYDVQNDSGLIMVDLNKQGATPTSPVGDNGKKVVVIDAGHGDQDPGAIGVTGKREKDFNLAMALKVEALLKKESKIDVVLTRSDDTFLALSERVKIAEKVNADIFISIHANSGPAAANGVETFYTRSTSKALATIMHKHLLQSSGLKDRGVKTASLHVTRETTMPAVLLEGGFLSNKSDEAALFTESFQNSVAKGIVAGIKEYLGIK is encoded by the coding sequence ATGAAGAAGTTCGGTTTTTTGGTACTGTTATTTGTCTTTGGGCTCGTTTTCCCGGGCTATAGTCATGCAGCAGCGGATACGAAAATTATCCTAGACGGGAAAGAAATTGTGCAGCCTTCGGATGCCAAAGCGGAAATCATCAATAGCAAAGTGATGGTGCCGATTCGGGTTATTTCCGAGAGTCTGGGGTACGGTGTGGAATGGAAGCAAAGTACAAGCACCGTGACGATAAGCAAAGACAACACTGCCATGCAGATGATTGTAGGACAGAAGACGGCAACGGTGAACGGCAGTAATGTGAACCTGGATGCCCCGCCACTCGTAAAAAATGGTACGACTCTTGTGCCCCTCCGATTTATCGGTGAACAAATGGGTCTTAAGGTGGGTTGGAACAACACTACGAAGACGGTAACATTAGTTACCCAGAATTCAGGTTCCGGAAACGGAACAACAACTCCTCCGAACTCCGGCAATAATGGCGGGAGTACGAATGAGGAAGGTCTTGTACTGGTGAACGGCATCAGCTTCAGTGACAACCGCTTCTTTATTGCAACCAGTGGAGAAACGAAGCCGAACGTCTTCACGATGACAGGACCGGATCGAATCGTGATCGACTTACCTAATACCGCATTTGCTGATTCTTTCAGTGAGGGACAAGCTCTTGACAGCAACCAGAATGGACAGCTTGTAGTCAGCGGTTATCCCGATGTTTCCAAGATTCGGTATTCGTTATACAGCAACAGCCCTTCTACTGTTCGTTTTGTCATTGATCTTTCCAATGCTAAAGGTTATGACGTTCAAAACGATTCTGGTTTGATTATGGTTGATCTGAACAAACAAGGCGCGACACCTACTTCTCCAGTTGGAGATAACGGCAAGAAAGTTGTCGTGATTGATGCAGGACATGGGGATCAGGATCCTGGAGCAATTGGCGTAACCGGAAAACGGGAAAAAGATTTCAACTTGGCGATGGCTTTGAAAGTGGAAGCACTGCTGAAAAAAGAGTCTAAAATTGACGTAGTGCTGACGCGCAGCGATGATACGTTTCTGGCTTTGAGTGAACGTGTAAAAATTGCCGAGAAGGTAAATGCGGATATTTTCATTTCCATTCATGCCAATAGTGGGCCTGCTGCTGCCAACGGTGTAGAAACATTCTATACCCGCTCCACCAGTAAGGCATTGGCTACCATCATGCACAAGCATCTTCTGCAATCGTCCGGATTGAAGGATCGTGGCGTGAAAACGGCAAGCCTCCATGTTACCCGTGAAACGACAATGCCAGCTGTTCTGCTGGAAGGCGGTTTCCTGAGCAATAAGAGCGATGAAGCAGCTCTGTTCACTGAAAGTTTCCAAAACAGTGTTGCCAAGGGTATTGTTGCAGGAATCAAGGAGTATCTGGGAATTAAATAA
- the nth gene encoding endonuclease III — translation MNAATVRHILDTMEAMFPDAHCELNHSNAFELTVAVLLSAQCTDETVNKVTADLFQKYTSPADYLAVPLEELEQDIRRIGLYRNKAKHIQNMCRILIEQYGGDVPQEHDQLVTLPGVGRKTANVVVSNAFGVPAIAVDTHVERVSKRLGLAGWDDSVLEVEKKLMKRVPRDEWTLTHHRIIFFGRYHCKAQNPGCHICPLLDVCREGKKRMKTSQIRKDKERATTPKRKIN, via the coding sequence ATGAATGCAGCGACTGTTAGGCACATACTCGATACAATGGAAGCAATGTTCCCTGATGCACATTGCGAATTAAATCACAGCAATGCGTTTGAATTGACTGTAGCTGTCCTGTTGTCTGCCCAGTGTACCGATGAAACGGTAAATAAGGTGACCGCAGACTTGTTCCAAAAGTACACCAGTCCTGCCGACTATCTGGCGGTTCCGCTCGAAGAGTTGGAACAGGACATCCGGCGTATTGGCTTGTACCGGAACAAGGCCAAGCATATTCAGAACATGTGCCGTATTTTAATAGAGCAGTATGGCGGTGATGTACCGCAGGAACATGATCAGCTTGTGACGCTGCCAGGTGTAGGGCGGAAGACTGCAAATGTGGTTGTTTCCAATGCATTTGGTGTACCGGCCATTGCGGTGGATACGCATGTTGAACGTGTATCCAAACGGCTCGGGCTGGCAGGCTGGGACGACTCCGTACTTGAAGTCGAGAAAAAACTGATGAAGCGCGTACCCCGGGATGAGTGGACTTTAACTCACCACCGGATTATTTTCTTTGGACGCTACCATTGCAAGGCTCAAAATCCTGGATGTCACATCTGTCCATTGCTGGACGTATGCCGGGAAGGGAAAAAGCGTATGAAA